DNA sequence from the Candidatus Methanomethylicota archaeon genome:
AGAAGTATCAGTTTTAGAAATTTTTACGTGATTTTCACAACTGCCATCTGGAAGCCATATGGTGTTAACGCTTTTTACCTTTACGGGAAATAATATTTGCTCTGCGAGTTGTCTAATGCTCATGGTTTTTTCTACTATTTTAACGTTCTTACCTAGTTTATGTTTCATTGTTAATGCAATCTTATTCCATGTGGTTTTTGGTATTTTACCTCCACTTCCTACAAGTAATATTATTGTGTCATCAGCATTTACAGCCTTATAAAAAGTGGAATTACGTAACTCTGGAAATCTATTTTCCAATTCAAGAAAAAGTTTGCTTATTTGAATATCAATGTCCTCTATTTCACCAGAATCTAATTTACTTTGACAACTTTTACATAAAATAC
Encoded proteins:
- a CDS encoding transcription elongation factor NusA — its product is MNLPICIICLRSGILCKSCQSKLDSGEIEDIDIQISKLFLELENRFPELRNSTFYKAVNADDTIILLVGSGGKIPKTTWNKIALTMKHKLGKNVKIVEKTMSIRQLAEQILFPVKVKSVNTIWLPDGSCENHVKISKTDTSRLKFSKDVAEKILSRFIKENIRIIEE